GTCCTTTCAACGTACAAATTTGATGTTGGAAATTTCCTTAAAAAAATGTACAATAAGGAAATTTCTAGGAATTGGGTTGATGCGACACCTTTCTCAATAGTTTCCGTTCATTTCGTTTGTACAGTTGTTTCCTTGTTAAGATTTTTCAATTAGCTTTGGACCTGTGTTCATAAGACACAAGATGCTTCTTTGCTCCCCCAATGGTTCtgtaatgagaaatgaaaatctaCACACATTTTACATAATGCAAGTTGCTAGCTTTGTAGCGCAGGTGCAAGCCTTTGTGGCTTTATTCTCGAATTATTCTTCTCCTTCGAAGGACACCAACGTTCCCGTTGGTCCTTAAATCCTAATGGATGAAGCTCAAATATCTGGGATAGGCTCTACAAAATGTTTTCCGACAGTTCGTTCATTTCTTTTCTAGCTTTAGCTTAGCATAATTGCCTACATAAATTTAAACATGTCTTTCTCATCAGGCCATCAATACCATGACAATCATAGCAAATTTGAGATGTCCAAATAATTTATTGCAAATCTCATTTCTTCAAGCATGAGCTATGCTTTGGCAAAAACAAGTTTTAAGACATTGAAAAGTGAAAGCATGTGGCAATGATGACTGCCTGCAATCACAAGTTGTTTTTTCCCAGAAGTACCAAGCCCTTTCAccccaatctcccttctctccctTCTAGCCAAGCCATTTATTTGCAATTTATTGACACAAGTAAAAACTGAGTTAAaataacaattttaaaaaaaaaaacaaatgaaaaaaaacAAATGACAAAGCCTTACGGATTTTACACCAAAAAATTACCCCACGATAAATACAACTCAAGCCAAGGCTTCACTAGACATTCAACCTCAACCCATTTGTCTCAAAGAGAATCAATGTCACAGTCAGAAGCTGTAACTATGCCCACAGACAATTCAAGCATTTCATATTGCACGACAAAAAAACTAACAGAACTTGCAGGAAAGGAACTTTAAATAGAAATGTCATATCCCACACTAAAAAAGGGCACGAAGCACGCCAGAATCTCACTCAATGCTAGCTGTCACTTCAGGCAGGTAGGTAGTGTAAGTCCATGGCACACAAAAGCCAGTACAACATAGACAATCACTAGGAGGAGGACAATCAAAGCAATCCTGAAATAAGCAAACAATCAGTCAATCAGCAACAGAAGAATAGATCTTAACATCTCTTCTTTCTGTTGCATAATGGTACACTATTTTGTATTTAAGAAAACTGTTTCAGACAACATACGTAAGCTTGACGTTTCTCCACCATACTGTGTTTCTGAAACGACGAGCTTGCTTTCTGAAACGGAAGGTGTTCCCTTGCATATTAGCAGTTTTATCAACCAGCAATTCCAAACGATCTCCTCTCTCTAAAACTTTGTCAATATTCTCAATCATGACATTTCGCACCTACAAGGAATTTGGGGGGAGGGGGGAGAACCCAGACAATATGCAGTCAACTGTAAACTTGTGAACATCAAATATAGAGGAAGGCCATAAGATTGAACTCTAAAGTCTGAAGGCAAAGTGGAGATTAATAAATCATGAGCACATCCATTATACAAAGGGGTGCATAACCAAACTTATCATTCAGTGTCAGAGTGAGATTTTACTCCATGAATCTTCAATTTTAACTAATCAAAATCCTTTGACAAAGCAATGAAAGGGCAAAATAGACTGGGACCACATGTCAATTTGCTTAATGCAACTCATGGATGGAAACACATGACATACAATATTTGAATTCATAGTTTGTGCAAAGAATCTAAACTTACCTGACTCATTTCACCTTTTAGTCTATTTATCCTGTCAGCATTTGGATCATTTGAGTAATACTCCATTTGCTGGCTCAAAACCCTTGAAAATTCATCATTCATGGCATAAGCCTGGGCTGAATGAACAGCACGGCCATAAGTCCTAACAAATCTTTGATGAATGTCTTCAAGAAACGCAAAAGGAATTCTTCCTGCATAAAGCATTAACTCGTTGTAAATTGGATGGATCAGCAAGAGATTATGCAAGTTTTCCTCACAATATTCATTTGTTATCCTTATTGCCAAGCATCCAACAActtagaaatttgaagaaaaatgtgATGGTCACAACACATGGTCGTCCcccaaataaaagtaaaataaataacTGATATTTGGAAGCTTAAAACTACCTAAAAACTGCACATGAGCATAACTAGTTTATTCGATCAGGATACAAAATTCTTATAAACAAAATTCCATGGGAGACATGGCACATTCAAATTCTGCCCTGGCCAGGTGAAATTTATAATAATGTAACCTTAAAAACAGGGAAAAATAGCAAGTAGATTCAATGTAGCTCAACTGATGAGCTGCAGAGTATTGGCAATCCCAGATGGTGctgcaataaggaatcaagacATAGTCACGTTACTTGAAATGCTGATGTATTCGTGATTCATAACGTCCAGATCTCCCCCGCAAGAGTGTGTAACAGGTTATTTGGCAAGCTATATAAAAGCACCACGGGGCAGATGCTCAATGGACAGCTATAAACGCAACTTACGCGAGCACACAAAAGGCAAGAAGAGATATTaccgatataaaaaaaaaaaaacaatgattGAAGCTCAGGACAAGCCACTATGTTGAATCAAATACAGTGTGGAAAATTGAGTCATACTCCTAAGCTACCAGTTCTCATTCTCAATCTCATACACAAAATTAGCATGAAAAATAAAGCGTTGTAGAATCAGTAACAAAGTGAATTGAAGAACAAAAAGGCCTTACTTCCAGCGGTATCATCGGCCATACAGAGAACAGTGAGGCCATCGGTGCGTTTGACATGAAATATATAACGATCTTGAGAATAAGAGACATGGCTGTCATTATTGCCTGGTATCTTCTCCAATATCTGCCTTGCAATGGCGCTAGCGTTGGTCGCCGTCGCAGTAAACTCCGCCAGAACCACCGATCCCCTCGCTACCAGCGCGTAAAGGATCGCCATATCCTCTTTCTCGCTCTCAAAATTAGGGATCGATCAATCAATTGAACGGTGCTTTGATCGATCAACTTCAATTATAGAAGGCTCCCTCTTCTTGATAAAACCTAATTAAAAGGTAAACAAAATGtaaaaactctctctctctctctctctctctctatctgtaCAATTGGCGAAAAAGCGAATTAAATCGCGCGATTTAACTTGAGTAGATTAAAAAGGATAGGACTGCTCAACCTCAAAATATTCGGTTTGCCCTTAAATAGCATACAGATAAgtctggattttttttttttaattatatttacagctaattttttagtatttgatttttataggcaaaaataatataatttcttGCTAAAAATAAGAGTCATAATATATGTTGGTTTCCTGTGATGGCACAACTCACACCTTCGAAGGGTAAAATGAATTGAAACAACCTATAAAGAGTAGTCCATGACCAGAAttacataagaaatattaaaacaAGCCATGAAGGCCAAAAGCTTATGATTTAATAAAAAGAGTGCTTAGCTACAGCTAACTACATCCTACAATAAAGCTCATATCCGTTAAGAGGAACCGTAGCTGAGGTGGATTATGCACTTAAACTCAACAACTTGGAATGACAAGGAAACAAGAATACTCTTCGTCAAAACCTTTCACCCGGAAAGAGACCAAATGAAACTGCAGCACATTGCCAGGGCCATGCAGGGCTGAATGCCAAAACCAAAAGGCTTTTAGCACAACAACACTTTATACACTGTTTGGACGAGGGTGAAGGAGAGGTAAATAAAGATAAGGagggataaataattattttatcctGTTTAAGAAGAGGTGAGTTAATGAAGAATAAAGGTAAGTAAAAGTAAGCCTTACCCTCTCTTACCCCtcaattctcaatttttttttactcCAAATTGGGGTGTAAGGAGAAAGAGATGATAGTTATGAATATTTCTATTTTTATACTCCTTAAATTTACTCCTCATTCGCCTCTTTCCAAACATAAAGAATATGCATTACCTCTCCTTATCTTTCTATTCATTCACTTCTTCCCAAacatgagattttttttattgtaacttTCTTTACCCTTTCCCTTCCTTACCCTATCTTATCATTCCATTACTTACCCTTCCCTCACCTCATCCAAACAGATCCTTAAAGGGCAGCAACAGTTAAGCACCAATCAGAATATTGAGTGTAAGATCATGGAAGCCAAGAACCACCAAGACTCCTTGGGGAAGGATAGTAAAGGAAGAGAGCTGATGGTGTATCACTTTCTTATAGTCAGAGAAGACAGCCATAGTCTACAAACGTTTAACTAGCACTTGTATCCTTAGGATCCCTATTTCTTAAAAACAACTATAAAAGCACAACTCCCCaaaaaaaactagagatgaaagaTAGGAGGTAAAGCTTTTGACCTATTTCCTGGCCAAAAGGGTCACCGACTTCACAAAACATCGGTTCATACACCCCAAGTTCTCTCCACAATTCATCAAGCCAAAAAGCCCACCATTTAACCATAAAAGTACATACAAAAATGGCAGAAGATAGCAAGCCCACCATTCAACCATAAAGTACATAAAAAATGGAAAAAGATAGTAAACTCTCACCAAAAGTTCAAAGTTGTTAGAAATCTAACTAAAACCCTATGTACATCCCACGCTGTAGTGGGGAGAGTTAACCCATAATTGAGCAGAGAAGGAAGGAGCCTTCCCTGCCATATAAGGTAGCGCAGATTATTAGATCAAAGAATAGAAGGCGCCAAAGTCAGTTGATGAAAGTTTCAGTTTGTTAGAGTTGTCATCCATGTGTACAATTTATTAGTAAAGTAGTTTCATCCGTTAGCTCTTTGTATATATATAGGTATTGTGAGCTGAACAGTGTATCTTGTGTAGTTTTCCAATCGATGAATTCTATTTCAATTTTTCATATGGTGTTAGAGTGGTTATCATTTTCTCTTCtctaagcttttttttttcttttgtttattTTCTTCCTCTTCTACTGAAACCCTAAGATTCCCTCATGGCAGCCAATGATCCTACTCAAAATCCTTCTAGCCCGTATTACATTCATCCAAATGAAAATCTTGTATTGGTTTTGGCATCTCCTGTTCTCACAGGGCCCCATTATCATTCCTGATCAAGAGCAATGCAAATGGCTCTTCTATCCAAGAACAAGTTATAGTTTGTAGATGGATCTCTTAATGCTCCAAAGACTATAGATCCTTTGTATTTGGCATGGCAGAGGTGCAATACTATGGTACTTTCTTAGTTGATTCATTCTCTATCTTCTTCAATTAATCAAAGTGTAATATGGATAGATAAGGTAGTCGATGTTTGGAAAGACCAAAGAGAAAGATTTTCTCAAGTTGATATTTTATGAATCTCTTACTTGCGAGAAGAAATATACTCACTTAAGCAGGGAGAAAGGTTTGTGACTGATTACTTCACTAAATTAAAGATTCTTTGGGATGAATTATTGAATTTTAGGCCAATCCCTCTTTGTTCTTATAGCAATCAATGTGTTTTGTGGTGCTGTTttgttaaaagtaaaaaaaatcagGATCATGATTATGTTATCCGATTCCTATAAGGATTGAATGAGCAATATGCCTAGTTTTTGTTACTCTTCTAAATGGCACCAAGATTTTTACTAAAATTTCTTCTTGTTTGGTTCTTAATGATGTTTTGTATATTCCTGAATTCCAATTTAATCATATTTCTGTTACCAAACTCACTTCTCATTCTAATTGTTGTTTACTCTTTTATAATCACATATGTTTTATACAGAATTTGCACACCTGGAGAATAATTGGTGCAGCTGAGGTTCAGAATGGCTCGCATGTAATGCATAATCCTGCTAGTCATAAAGTTCTTACCATTTTTACACCTCAATTAGATCCATGGCACAACAGATTTGGTCATCCTTGTGACTCTAGACTTAACCTTCGTCAACATCATTTGCTTGGTTTTTCTACTATTAGTAATAATAGTTGTGAGATCTATCATTTTGCTAAATAAAAGCAATTATCCTTTCCTGTAAGTCAAACTAAAACAAATAAACCTTTTGACTTGGTCCATGTTGATCCATGAGGGCCATTTTCTATACCTTCTATCCATAATCATAGATATTTTTAACTATTGTGGATAACTATACTAGACAAACTTGGTTATACTTGTTGTAGACATACTTGGTTATACTTGTTGTAGTCCAAATCTCAAACCAGATTCTCTCTTCAAGCTTTCtgttgtatggtagaaaataaaTTTTCTACTACTATTAAAACCATTCGTAGTGACAATGGACCAAAATTTGACATATCACCCTAGGTATTTACATCAAACCTCCTGTGTTGAAACTCCATAGCAAAATGGCATTATGGAGCGTAAACACCATCAAATACTTAATGTTGCAAGGTCACTTCTTTTTCAATCCAACTTACCAAAATGTTATTGGTCTTACATTGTCATTCATGTAGTTTACTTAATAAATAAGCTCCCTTCACCTCTTATACAGAACAAAACACCACATAAGATGTTGTATCATCAATTACCTGATTTTTCTACTCTCAAGGTTTTTGGCTCTTTTTGCTTGGTCGCACATAAATCTAAGGTTGATCCTAGAGTAAGAAATTGCATTTTTCTAGGTTTTAAACAAGGAACCAAAGGATATGTTCTCTTAGATACTAATACAAGAAATATTTTTGTTTCCAGAAATGTGTCATTCCATGAAAACATTTTTCCATTTCATAATCCACCCTCATCCAATAATTCCCAACCTTCTCTTCTGCAAGATTCTTCCTTACCTGGCTTTACAGATTTACCAAACACTTCTTCCATTCCTACTGATATCCCCTACCCCTTTTCCTTTTCCACCACTTAGAAAATCTCAAAGGATTAGACTacctgtaacgatcgggctccaaccactagaggaattgttcactttggccataagcctcacggttttttcCCATAGGtataatggagaacttcccaggaggtcacccatcctaggatttctctcaagcgagcgcgtttaaccctggagttcttccaactctccaggtcaTTCTACCAAAAGGTGCCTCTGGTGATTAGTtctctcattttatatatcattactttttgaacccaagaccatctccgtgctttgccgatgtgggatttgcctaagggacctttctctccccccttttgggactcaacgtcctcgctgaggtttgccccaccatcgcccaagaggacacccgagcggctctaataccaattgtaacgatcaggctccaaccactagaggaattgtccgcttggGCCATAAGTcacacagttttgtcccataggtggaatggagaacttcccaggaggtcacccatcctagaatattatgatgatacttgtatatattgatgtctaaaatggttatattgatgtcTAAAATGGCTAAAATGTATATACTTGTatatatcatcataatatcagaatggctaaaagccataaaatcacagaatggcataatgtcatgtgcaaTACTGcgaattgaaccctattggcatgccaacctatccaaaccaatcttactaggtgtactagggcacattaccaagttattgattgaattttcatgctttacatgtaaggttactattcattttactatttaggtcaaattattgacttttcaatgcataatagctacataagtcctaatcacataaatttaatatattttggttcccaaaagtgttggcattagttgccaatccatactcctaactaatggtgaataaatcagaaatttcagttttgggtgttagaattcactattccattaggccattctacagtgagaatttgatcaaatattctttaccaaagttgttccttattgtgtctagttacatttcactttttgaatcactccatttggagttttgtagctcaagttatggcctaaacaccataactggccggattgtaatttttccagaatttctgggcagaatcaattctgcagtttttgtatactgactacaggtcagtttttggatatgttatagtcaaaatttgagtttgttttcttcatgaaagttgtagggctatgtctcagctttctattggtaaaaacttaggtcaattggacctttctacactgagttatgactaaataaatgaatactattcatttggtcattttttcccaggcagaatgtaagtcacctgaatttggtcaatttttagggcatcctatgtttagtttctggacagagttccttcaccaaaattgtgccattatgtgtctaatttcatatctaattaaccttgcaccaattaaacctacacaacccaagttagagCTATCCAAAcatactggactcacatccagacctgcagggcactcaaggcaacacacccaacctcaaatcctaagctgccattcacttcaattcctcattatactcagccaaatggtcactaattgaccattagaactttcatCACCAACACATAAGCAGAATCTCAAGTTtttccctaaaccctaactccaacaacttcaaTACTTCATATACATGCAATTTATGAGTTAAGGCATCAAGTTTCTATTCAATGGCAGCgatgtacaactataattcattcaaattaaaggaaacctaatgtaccctaaggctgccaaaatttgatgaaattcaaccatgcaaaatttatttaaattagcttagtttcatactcatttcatgttctccatgatgtatacacaaagtaattaaaactaattggcactaaccttgatttagctaattcccaaagcttgagaactcttctttttctctttctttttgctgcccaagacttgctctaggtataagggtaaatatttgtgaaggaaagctagggttttagagtgatttgggtgggttagctcaagcttgatcaagcttccatggagttttctttcctctctctctctctttacgttttggctgcccaaaatttgaagatagctgtttagttctttaatttttatctctttttattcatttttaagtagtttataatgatgtatcaaaatttggttgggtgaaaatattttaattgcatcatgcttatgtcataaatatgacttttattttattttcttttcttttcttttctattcattttctaatttttcttcaatgtttattcatattttatattacaataattatttacttaactagacaagtcggccaaaaatcatatctgaagacgaaatgaccaaaatgccctccgtttggcttattgagccaaaattgtctataccgatcgaaaaaaaattttaagctttttattggcattctaatatcatagaaacctcaatgactcttctctggagtctcataaattattttatgaattttctccctggtttagggctcctagttgtaaaGACCTCAACTTCccacttggttacccatcgctagggcaccggctcatttaacttggttgtattttatttctaaaattttttctaaatttttattattattatttgagttaattatgactctcactttagtataaatattttttcagacgttctagctgtctggaccgataccggtcatctaaacagtagaatgtacggaattgctacagtgaggggtgttacactaccaCCTACTTATCTATAGGAATATCATTGCAACATCATTTTTGCTTCAACTGCTACTGCATCCTCATCAAGTACTCTTTATCCTTTGAGTTCTGTCATTTCCTATTCTCATTTACCACCTGCACATAAACATTTCACAGTATCCATTTCCATTACATCTAAACCTCAAACTTACAATCAAGCTATAAAGCATGACTGTTGGAAACAAGCTATGCAGGTTGAGGTAAAGGCCCTTGAATAGAACAACACTTAGAAGGTTACTGATCTACCATTTGGCAAGGTTCCCATTGGATGTAAATggatttttatgattaaatatatagCAGATGGAACAACTGAAAGATATAAAGCCCATTTAGTTGTAAAAGGGTATACTCAAATAGAAGGAGTGGATTACATTGACACATTTTCCCCTATAGCTAAAATGACAGTAGTTAGATTATTGTTAGCACTTGTTGCAGCTAAAAATTGGATTTTGCAGTAACTTGATGTCAACAATGCATTTCTTCATGGGGAATTAAATGAAGAAGATTGCATGGTTCTCCCTCTTGGTTTCACAAGTCCTAAACCAAATCAAGTGTGTCATCTTCAAATATCTCTTTATGGGCTTAAGCAAGCGAGCAGACAGTGGTTCTCTAAGCTATCCCAAGCTCTTCTCTCTTTAGCTTATCAACAATCCAACTTAGATCATTCTTTATTTGTCAAGAAATAAGCTCAAGATATTACTGTTTTGTTAGTATATGTTGATGACCTCATCTTAGTTAGCACAAGTAGTTCAGAAATTGATCATATAAAATCATTTCTTGACTACAAATTTAAAATCAAGGATTTGGGAGAAATTAAATTCTTCTTGGGCCTTGAGGCTGCTAGAACTACAGCTAGAATTACTCTTAATCAAAGAAAGTATGCACTTGATACACTTTTTGATATAGGTTTTTTAGAGTTTAAGCCTGCTTTCACTCCAATGGAATGTAAGCTTACACTAAGTAAATTAGAAGGTGAACCCTTGCAAGATGTTCAGCAGTATAGGAAACTCATTGGTAAACTCGTGCATTTGACTTCTACAAGGCCTAATATTTCCTTTGCTACCCAATAATTAAGTCAATTCATGGACACACCAACATCTCAACATCTTCAAGTAGCCCATGGAGTATTGAGATATGTTAAAGGGTCACCTGGAGCAAGTATTTTCTTTTCAGCTAAATCTACTCCTCAACTCAAGGCTTTTAGTGATTCTGATTGGGCAGGTTGCATGGATTCTTGCAAATCTGTTGCAGGCTATTATGTTTTCTTCAGTTCTTTTTTAATTTGCTAGCGAGCTAAAAAGCAATCTATTGTGTCTCATTCTTCCTCTAAAGCAGAATACAGAGCCTTGGCTAGTACTATCTGTGAGTTACAATGGTTGATGTATCTCTTACAAGATCTACATGTTTATCATCCACAACTAGCCTTGTTATTTTGTGACAACAAATCTGCTCTTCAAATTGCAGCTAATCCAACTTTCCATGAACGTACTAAACATATTGAAATCGATTGTCACATCATTCGGGAGAAGTTACATTTTGGGCTCATTAAGTTGCTTCCATTGTCTTATTCTGATCAATTGGCAGATATTCCTCTTTGTGATCTTATTACCAAGCTGTTATTAGTTAATATCTGCTCTCCAGCTTATGAGGGGTATTAGATCAAAGAATAGAAGGTGCTAAAGTCAGTTGATGGAAGTTTCAATTTGTTAGAGTTGTCATCCATGTGCACAGTTTTTTAGTAAAGGAGTTTCATATGTTAACtctttgtgtgtgtgtgtatatatatatatatatatatatatatatatatgtattgtgagCTGAATAGTGTATCTTGTGTGGTTTTCCAATCGATGAATTATGTTTCAATTTTTCATGCAAATCATCTGAACAGAAGCAATAAGAAAACGAAACTCCCAaacaataaaagaaaacaaaacagaGAAATTTCTCTCCCTAAAAGGTTGAAGAGAAAATCTTAGAAGTTTTAAAATTGTTGGTTTTAGAAATCACAAATTCAAAATTGAATTGTATAAttttaaaatctaattaatttaattaaaaaaaatctataaaTTCAACTTATAGTTaatctaaattattttaaaaatataaaattataaactaTAAAATCTATAAAATTCAGTGGCGAAACCACGTTATGAATAAAAAGACAATTAATCCttcattttaatatatatatatatatatatatatatatatatatatatatatatatatatatatatatatatatgtaattttacTGGTTCTGCTGTTTGAATCTGGACTTGCCCTCTTCtcctttaaaaaaataaattaactaaatattataataaatgatattgcagctTGAAaccattaatattaaaaaataaaaacagaaattattacttaaaagaaaaaaaagaaactaTTGGGTGTAACGACATTATAAATGACCCAACACAAGCCCAAGTTCACACTTGGCAACACTAGTCCAATATCCACTTCGAGTTAGTCATGGCTGGTATGATTTGAACCGAAAtcaaatttgaattaaaattgattaaatttagaTTTTATTAGAAATgtcttaattaaattaaaattaaatattcacttttaaaaaaaataaaaaaaaaattaatcaaattaaattaaattaaaattaaactaaaatcaaAGCTAAACCCTAATGTTTTAGACAAAAATTACCTCTCAAATTTTGATTTTTGTATGAAACGGGATCAGATTCATGTCTTAAGTTCAACATACACCAAAGATTTTCAACAATCTCCCTAAGTGTAACCATGTAGTTATCACTTGACGATTGATTAGTATTAATCTATTATGAGCTCAATTATACAATTGGGGTTGAAAACCAACAATCCAGTCCGAATTTGATAACATATTAATTTTAGAGAGAGTTTCGGTCAAATTacatattaattcattttaattcggaTTTATATATGTGATTAAGTTATTTTACCTATTAAAATAATTAGTTAAGTTAAACTACCACTTAcatttacttttaaatttttatttattctcAATATAAAACTTAGATTTTGAACAGTTTTGATATTCTTATATTTATTCATCTATTATCACCATTAATTTGAAACAACATTCACTAACATTGGGAAAAAagcaataatattttatatttttaaaactaaataaaactttaatatttatgtaatttaagattataatataaaaatattatgaaaaaataaaatggtccACTGCCTGCCCATGAGAGAAAAACAAAATTCCATCACAGTGCATGAGGTTTAGGGAAGGTTCCTTTAATCGGCCATGTCACGTCTGTTTGAGGTAATAGACAAAGGCATTAGACAAGATAGACCTACTGATCTAAATAGCATTACCATTCCTAACCTCTGAACACAATCTGacccatttcaatcacaattggCATTAGCCACTTCCGACAATAAAAATCGGTGCCATGTGACCAAAACGGGTCCACTCTCTCTGAGTCTTTAATAATTGATAACTATGGCTCAATAGTACTGGACCAAGACCAGAGATTCATTCATGCTTGTCACAATTCACAACCTGGAACCCATTTCGCCACTTGCCCACCTGTATATCTCAAGTGAGTCTTCTCAAAGCTCAGCTCTATAAATCTCTTCTCAATTTACCGTAATATGTGCTTGTTAATGCCAAATATTAATTATGACAAGCTCAAAACAGAGCAAGTTATGTACTTGGTAGCCTGTAGGGTGTAGCCCGGTACTTTTTCTTGGAATGTAGAAactttctttgtcctttttgaatTCTACTAATTAAACTTTCATAGGTTGGGCCTGAAGATATGTACATATATAGAAATTTTGGTGAATAGTTG
The sequence above is a segment of the Hevea brasiliensis isolate MT/VB/25A 57/8 chromosome 11, ASM3005281v1, whole genome shotgun sequence genome. Coding sequences within it:
- the LOC110672708 gene encoding vesicle-associated membrane protein 711 encodes the protein MAILYALVARGSVVLAEFTATATNASAIARQILEKIPGNNDSHVSYSQDRYIFHVKRTDGLTVLCMADDTAGRRIPFAFLEDIHQRFVRTYGRAVHSAQAYAMNDEFSRVLSQQMEYYSNDPNADRINRLKGEMSQVRNVMIENIDKVLERGDRLELLVDKTANMQGNTFRFRKQARRFRNTVWWRNVKLTIALIVLLLVIVYVVLAFVCHGLTLPTCLK